A genomic stretch from Solanum stenotomum isolate F172 chromosome 8, ASM1918654v1, whole genome shotgun sequence includes:
- the LOC125873776 gene encoding uncharacterized protein LOC125873776: MPSEVEIVVEKDDDEIEVIGESNNATEKEAEALEQMPGYAKFMKDLVTKKRVVSYENDERLKHCSAIATRSLVQKKEDPGTFTIPCTIVLLHFAKALCYLGASINLMPLFIYKQLGLEAPKPTTMQLLMVDRTVKKPIGVLQDVLVKVESFIFLVDFVILYCKIDFEVPIILERPFHATGHALVDMQRGQLKF; the protein is encoded by the exons ATGCCGTCTGAGGTTGAAATTGTGGTCGAAAAAGATGATGATGAGATCGAGGTTATTGGAGAGTCTAACAATGCTACAGAGAAGGAAGCGGAG gctttggagcaaatgcctgggtatgcaaagtttatgaaggaTTTGGTGACCAAAAAAAGGGTCGTCAGTTATGAGAATGATGAGAGGTTGAAACATTGCAGTGCTATTGCTACTAGGTCACTTGTGCagaagaaagaggatcctggtactttcactattccttgtaccattGTGTTGTTGCATTTTGCGAAGGCGTTGTGTTATTTGGGTGCTAGCATCAATTTGATGCCATTGTTTATCTACAAGCAGTTGGGTTTAGAGGCTCCAAAACCAACTACGATGCAATTACTCATGGtcgatagaactgtgaagaagcCCATTGGTGTTCTCCAAGATGTACTTGTGAAGGTGGAGTCGTTTATTTTTCTAgtggattttgtgatactttatTGTAAgattgattttgaggttccaaTCATCCTAGAGAGACCATTCCATGCTACTGGGCATGCATTGGTTGATATGCAGAGAGGGCAGTTGAAGTTCTGA